The Alteromonas mediterranea DE genome contains the following window.
ACATTATTGACACCGAGACCGGCAAGCGCACACAAGGTATTGTCGGTAACAACTTTTCTTCCTATGTTCGTGACTATGACTTCAGCGTACGCCTGTCTAATCACAACCGCGGCCAGTCTTCGTTCAGTGTGCCTAACGATTTCGGCGACCTACACGGTAAGCTATTTAAATACTTCGTGAATTCTGACGCGTATAAAGCACACTTTTCTAAGCTGCCAGTTATTTGCTTAAGCGTTTCAGACAACAAAACCTACCGTAGAACCGAAAACCAGCACCCTGTATTGGGGTTTGAATATCAGCCTAATGAGTCGTCGCTAACGGAACAGTACTTTAAAAAAATGGGCTTAAATGTGCGTTACTTTATGCCGCCTAACAGTGCAGCTCCTTTTGCATTTTATTTCTTTGGTGACTTGTTAAACGATTACACCAACTTAGAGCTTATTAGCACTATCGCGACGATGGAAACGTTTCAGAAAATCTATCGCCCTGAGATTTACAACGCGAATGCGCAAGCAGGCCTTTACTATAAGCCTAACTTAAAAAACAGCGATCACTCGCTAACACGCATCGTCTACGACCGCGAAGAACGTTCTCATTTAGCTGTAGAACAGGGTAAATTTGTTGAAGAGAACTTTTTAAAGCCCTATCAGCACAAGCTGGAGCAATTTACGGCAAGTTACGCCAGATAAATTCTCTGACAATGGCAATTCGCAACTTACGAATTGCAATGTTCAACGCGTTCAGTTTGAACCATCAAATTTTGATGGGGCGGCACGGTTCGCCCCAGATGCACTAATACAAATTGTCGACTAAAAGAAAATAAATCACATGAAAAAGCTACTACCAACATCTATATCAGGCAGTCTTCCAAAGCCTTCATGGCTCGCACAGCCCGAGACCCTATGGTCGCCGTGGAAATTAGAAGGTGAAGCACTTGAAGAAGGCAAAAAAGACGCCTTACGCGTTACGCTACAAGAGCAAACTACGTCGGGCATTGATATTGTTTGTGACGGTGAGCAAACCCGTCAACACTTTGTGACCACCTTTATAGAGCATCTTGACGGTGTTGATTTTGAGAGCCGAAAAACGGTAAGAATTAGAAACCGCTATGATGCTAGCGTACCGGTTGTAACACAAGCGGTCACACGGCCAAAATCGGTGTTTGTAGAACATGCTAAGTTTCTTAGAAGCCAAACCGACCAGCCAATTAAGTGGGCGCTACCTGGCCCTATGACTATGGTTGATACCTTGTATGACAACCACTACAAAAGCCGCGAAAAGCTCGCGTGGGAATTTGCCAAAATTCTAAACCAAGAGGCGAAAGAGCTAGAGGCTGTGGGTGTAAATATAATCCAGTTCGACGAACCTTCGTTTAACGTGTTTTTCGACGAAGTAAATGAATGGGGTATAGCCGCCCTTGAGCGCGCCATTGAAGGGCTAAAATGTGAAACCGCAGTTCATATTTGCTATGGATATGGCATTAAGGCCAATACAGATTGGAAAAAGACGCTGGGCGCTGAGTGGCGTCAATACGAAGAAAGCTTCCCAAAACTTGCAAAGTCGAATATCGATATGGTGTCGTTAGAATGCCATAACTCCCACGTGCCTATTGAGCTTATTTCATTGCTCAAGGGCAAAAAGGTGATGGTTGGCGCTATTGATGTAGCCACCAACACAATAGAAACGCCAGAAGAAGTCGCCGCTACATTACGTGAAGCCCTTAAATACGTGGATGCCGATAAGCTTTACCCTTGTACTAACTGCGGTATGGCGCCACTGCCCCGTTCTGTCGCAAGAGGTAAGCTTGAAGCGCTTAGCGCTGGTGCTGAAATAGTAAGGCAAGAATTAGCGCAAAAGCTAAGTGCCTAATCTAATAGACGATAAATAGACGATAAATATGCCTAACACGCGTCTTGCTTAAGCTGCTTGCTGAGGCTCATTTATTATTTACGCAACTTGCCCACTTTACGTGGGCATTTATTTAGTTGTGACGCACAGCAGAATAAAGGTTTAAAAAATACACTAATTCTATTTTTCTTTATTTAATTTAGAGCGAAAATACAGCACCTCCCAACCGCAAAAACAAAATATTTTTAACAAACCGGTTAACAATTTAAAGCAAAGAGGTGAATGAACAAATAATTAAGTTAAACTGCGAAACAAATTACATGGTGCTTTATTATTAAGCTACTTGTACTAATGCTTTCTAAAAACATTGCAAAAACCCATTGACGATACTTTCTCAAAATGAATCAACCCTGCATAAAATAAGCGCAATAGAGATACAAATTGACCGCCTGGTCAACATTAAAACAATGCTCGTATAGTTTTAAAACAACGCCAAGAAATATAACTAAAAACTACTATTTATAAATACTTTAACAGTACGTTAAAAGGTAAGGCTTACTTCTTTTATTCATCGCAAAAAATTGATTTGGGCTAATTCAGCTCACTAAAATGCGCGCCCACCTAAACATAAGTAAAAAATTTACGTAATGCATTTTGGACAGCCCTTGCCTAAAAAAGGGGGGCATTTACCAAACAACAAGCATGTAAATAAAATTCACTAGGAACAAACCATGAAAAAAGTAGCAACTGCTGTTCAGTTAGCGCTGGCAGGAAGCGTGGCATTAACGTCTGCTAACGTTATCGCTCAAGACGCTGCGACAGAAAGCGCCGATGTTGAAAAAATTCAAGTTACCGGTTCACGTATTTCTCGTCAGGGCGCAATTGCACCTTCACCAGTAACCGCAATTTCTGGCGAGTCACTGCTCAACTCAGGCGCGATGAACATTGGTGAGGTTCTAAACGAACTGCCGTCATTAGCAAATACGTTCTCGCTAGGTAACTCAGGGCAATTCATTGGTACTGCAGGTCTAAACATCCTGGATCTTCGCGGCATGGGTACAGACCGCACACTTGTATTGGTTGACGGTAAGCGTCATGTGTCTTCATCAGCAGGCACAGCTGCCGTTGATACGAATACCATTCCAACTACATGGATTGAGCGTGTAGAAATCGTAACTGGCGGCGCATCTGCTGTATACGGTGCCGACGCGGTGACCGGTGTGGTTAACTTCATTCTTAAAAAGAATATTGAAGGGTTCGACATTAGCGCAACGCAAGGTTTCGCGCAGGAAAACGGCTACAAAAACGATAAGTACCAAGCGTCTTACGGTTTTAACTTTGACAACGACCGCGGTAACATCGCCTTCGCAGCTGAATATAGCTCACAAGAATCGCTAGATGCCTTAGACAACCCGTGGACTGCTACGGCGTACCGCAACATGAGCTTCGAAAGCATCATGGGTTATGAGCGCGAGGAAGACCAGCTTAATTCAACGGCGTTCCCTGACAACTTCTACACGCCTAATGCAGGTTACTACGTACTAAATAACGCAGGTGTATTTGGCGGCGGAACAAAAACCTTTAACGCTGACGGCTCAATTAAAGACATCTATATTGGCGATCAGGTAGATGGCGTTTTCTGCGCTAACTGTGACCTTTTCAACCTTCGTCAGTTCACGCAGTTACAGCCTGAGTTTGATCGTACTAACCTAAACGTTAAAGGTAACTACGAACTTAACGACGATACTACGGTTTACGCACAGGCAAAATACGCCCGCACGCGCGCTATCTCAATGGCGCAGCCAGCGTTTTTCTTCTATAGCGATGAAACAACTATAACACGCAACAACGCATTTTTAGACGACAGCGTTGCTGAGTACATGGACGCAAACGGCCTTGAAAGCATCGAGCTAAACCGCATGATGACCGACCTAGGTCGCCGAACTGAAGCTGATGAACGCGAAACTTATCGCTACGTTTTAGGTGTAGAAGGTTACATCAATGATGAGTGGAACTACGAGGCGTTCGTAAACTACGGTAAAACTGAGCTAGAGCGTGAGAACCGCAACAACCTTATTCTTCAGAACTTCTATAATGCAATAGACGCTATTGAAGATGACAATGGCAACATTGTTTGTGCATCAGGCAGCGAAGATGGCTGTGTGCCGCTTAACATCATGGGTTACGGACAGCCTTCACAAGACGCTATTGACTATGTGAATACCACCTCTGTGGGTACAAGCAAAATCGAGCAATACAATGCGGGCGCAACGATTGCTAACTCTGGTATTTACGAGTTGCCAGCGGGCTACGTAGGTTTTGCCGCAGGTGTAGAATACCGCAAAGAAAAAAGCGCAATTGAAGAGCCAGACAACGCAGCAGGTACGTTTTTCAATGCACTAGGCGAAGACAAGGGTGAGTACGATGTCTCTGAAGTATTTACCGAAGTAACGGTTCCGCTTCTTGAAGGCTTACCGGGCGTGGATATGCTAACCTTCGACACCGCTGCCCGTATTGCTAATTACTCATCTATTGGCAACGCGAAAAGCTGGAAACTTGGTCTAGATTGGCAAGTTTTCGAAGACTTGCGTGTTAGAGCGACTAAGTCATCGGCCCTTCGTGCACCGAACATCAGCGAACTTTACGGTGAAGCAAGCCAAACGTTCTTTAGCGTCAGCGACCCTTGTCGTACAGACGAGCTAGAAGACCTTGCTAATGCCGACCAGCGCATTGCAAACTGCGCAGCGTTAGGCGTTCCTGCAGATTTTAATTCTGACTATGACTCGGCAACGCTGGAAGGCGTAAACGGCGGTAACATCGACCTTCAGGCAGAACAGTCTATCTCTAAAACCCTAGGTTTGGTTTACACACCTGCTTGGTTTGAAGGCTTCACTGCAACAGTCGACTACTGGGAAATTGAACTTACCGACGCTATTACCAATATTGACGGTCAAACGATCCTTGATCGCTGCGTAGACTCTGAAACGGGCATCAATAACCCTTACTGCGGTCTTATCGACCGTGATTCAGAAACCGGCGAAATTACGCAAATTCGCAGCTACGCATTGAACATTGCGGGTCAAGAAGCGAAAGGTGTCGATTTCGAGCTAGGCTACGACTTCGATGCACTTGAAGGTGCATTCCGTACAAGCCTAATTGCAACTTACCTTAAAGACCGTAAAGAATTCCCATTCCAGGACAACCCAGAGCTATTTTATCAAAACGCCGGCACTGCTGGTGAGTCTGACTGGCAAGGTGTCTTCACGGTTAACTACAGCCGTGGCGATTGGGAAGCAAGCTGGAAAACGCGCTACATTGAGCGCGCGAGCCTTTACGACAACCAAGAGCTAGCACGTAACCCTAACCCAAGTAACCGTATGGAGCTTGCATCATACGCAGTAACCGATGTAACTGCGGGTTACAACTTTAAAAATGGTGTAAGCCTAACCGTGGGTATTGATAACCTGTTTAACCGTGCGCTACCTAAAGGTACAACGGGTACGGGTGAAATCGACGGCGCATACGACAACATTGGCCGCTTTGGCTATGTAACCGTAGCATACAAAATGTAATTTACGGTTTAGTACGTAACCTGAAAAAACCGGCGTTTTTACGCCGGTTTTTTGTTTGAATAAAGCGAAAACTGGCCGAACAATTCGACCGGGTTAACTGTTTTTATCGAGCATATCTGATAAAGGCATAAGTTTTACTACTAGATTGAGTTCGTCCCCTACTTTCGCCGGGTTAACGAAAGTAAACTCATAAACTGAATATTGTCTTTGCTCAATGGCAGATGCACTTTGATTTATCTGGGCTTCTACATAAAGACCAAGTTGAAACCCCAGCGCGATGGTGCCTCGAAACGGGTTACATGATATGCGCTGCCAACGCATAGGATCGTGAAATAAATTAAAATCGTCCGTGGCGTTTCGAGCGATGTCTATATGTAATTGAGTAAGCGTATGCAATTGCTTTCCTTAAAAGAGGAAACATCAACTGATTATTTAGTACTTACACACAAACCTCGTGTATTTAAAATCATTGAAATTAAATGGATATCGACGACTTCACGCCATAATCTACATTTTAGTATAGAGCATGCGAGCAATAGCAACTAGTTTTCAAATTTACGTTTATGCAGATTAATGCAAATTTG
Protein-coding sequences here:
- a CDS encoding methionine synthase produces the protein MKKLLPTSISGSLPKPSWLAQPETLWSPWKLEGEALEEGKKDALRVTLQEQTTSGIDIVCDGEQTRQHFVTTFIEHLDGVDFESRKTVRIRNRYDASVPVVTQAVTRPKSVFVEHAKFLRSQTDQPIKWALPGPMTMVDTLYDNHYKSREKLAWEFAKILNQEAKELEAVGVNIIQFDEPSFNVFFDEVNEWGIAALERAIEGLKCETAVHICYGYGIKANTDWKKTLGAEWRQYEESFPKLAKSNIDMVSLECHNSHVPIELISLLKGKKVMVGAIDVATNTIETPEEVAATLREALKYVDADKLYPCTNCGMAPLPRSVARGKLEALSAGAEIVRQELAQKLSA
- a CDS encoding DUF1852 domain-containing protein; this encodes MNTEFSFTINSVKFNEDYRPSDNTRITTNFANLARGERRKENLRDALSMINNRFNALASWDNLSGDRYSVELEIISVDIDVEGNGNTFPTIEILQTNIIDTETGKRTQGIVGNNFSSYVRDYDFSVRLSNHNRGQSSFSVPNDFGDLHGKLFKYFVNSDAYKAHFSKLPVICLSVSDNKTYRRTENQHPVLGFEYQPNESSLTEQYFKKMGLNVRYFMPPNSAAPFAFYFFGDLLNDYTNLELISTIATMETFQKIYRPEIYNANAQAGLYYKPNLKNSDHSLTRIVYDREERSHLAVEQGKFVEENFLKPYQHKLEQFTASYAR
- a CDS encoding TonB-dependent receptor domain-containing protein; translated protein: MKKVATAVQLALAGSVALTSANVIAQDAATESADVEKIQVTGSRISRQGAIAPSPVTAISGESLLNSGAMNIGEVLNELPSLANTFSLGNSGQFIGTAGLNILDLRGMGTDRTLVLVDGKRHVSSSAGTAAVDTNTIPTTWIERVEIVTGGASAVYGADAVTGVVNFILKKNIEGFDISATQGFAQENGYKNDKYQASYGFNFDNDRGNIAFAAEYSSQESLDALDNPWTATAYRNMSFESIMGYEREEDQLNSTAFPDNFYTPNAGYYVLNNAGVFGGGTKTFNADGSIKDIYIGDQVDGVFCANCDLFNLRQFTQLQPEFDRTNLNVKGNYELNDDTTVYAQAKYARTRAISMAQPAFFFYSDETTITRNNAFLDDSVAEYMDANGLESIELNRMMTDLGRRTEADERETYRYVLGVEGYINDEWNYEAFVNYGKTELERENRNNLILQNFYNAIDAIEDDNGNIVCASGSEDGCVPLNIMGYGQPSQDAIDYVNTTSVGTSKIEQYNAGATIANSGIYELPAGYVGFAAGVEYRKEKSAIEEPDNAAGTFFNALGEDKGEYDVSEVFTEVTVPLLEGLPGVDMLTFDTAARIANYSSIGNAKSWKLGLDWQVFEDLRVRATKSSALRAPNISELYGEASQTFFSVSDPCRTDELEDLANADQRIANCAALGVPADFNSDYDSATLEGVNGGNIDLQAEQSISKTLGLVYTPAWFEGFTATVDYWEIELTDAITNIDGQTILDRCVDSETGINNPYCGLIDRDSETGEITQIRSYALNIAGQEAKGVDFELGYDFDALEGAFRTSLIATYLKDRKEFPFQDNPELFYQNAGTAGESDWQGVFTVNYSRGDWEASWKTRYIERASLYDNQELARNPNPSNRMELASYAVTDVTAGYNFKNGVSLTVGIDNLFNRALPKGTTGTGEIDGAYDNIGRFGYVTVAYKM